A region from the Oceanidesulfovibrio marinus genome encodes:
- a CDS encoding glycosyltransferase family 4 protein, giving the protein MNILIVARWPLGGIRTYIRYTYGHVSETCRITIVAPETHELQALRQDAARLGARLVTCGDGCARIAKAVHTELRRTSYSIVHSQGFISAATSYPACRLAGVPNVLTLHGILEERLLSGWKGSMKRAALSSIVRRLDGIHAVSNDILKNVENDIPGLRQNHPPRTVIENGIDTAWFAGCRLTHAGLRHELGIADHEFVFGFLGRMMPQKGFDILVDAAGMLAAENRRFRILAAASGDYVRESCEEIRCRELYDLFTIIPFQADPRRVYAAVDTLVMPSRWEAWGLVAVEALCSGTPLIASSCLGLRESLANTPAMMVPPENPQALADAMRAAMDTRRDTSARSQAFAAEACARFDSRKSTNRLLEFMNTVIANQRNASRPKRTAA; this is encoded by the coding sequence ATGAACATATTGATCGTTGCCCGCTGGCCCCTCGGCGGAATTCGTACCTACATCCGGTACACATATGGCCACGTCTCAGAAACGTGCCGGATTACGATCGTCGCACCGGAAACACACGAACTTCAAGCCCTGCGCCAGGATGCCGCCAGGCTCGGCGCCAGACTCGTCACATGCGGCGATGGTTGCGCGCGGATCGCCAAAGCTGTCCATACAGAGCTGCGCCGAACATCGTACAGTATCGTGCACAGCCAGGGATTCATTTCCGCCGCCACGTCTTACCCGGCGTGCCGACTGGCCGGCGTGCCGAATGTGCTCACCCTGCATGGCATTCTTGAAGAACGGCTCCTTTCGGGATGGAAAGGCAGTATGAAGAGAGCTGCGCTTTCCTCAATCGTTCGACGCCTGGACGGCATACACGCTGTCAGCAACGACATTTTGAAAAATGTGGAAAATGATATCCCGGGCCTGAGACAAAACCACCCCCCGAGAACCGTCATCGAAAACGGCATCGATACCGCATGGTTTGCCGGATGCCGTCTTACGCATGCCGGTTTGCGCCATGAGCTCGGCATTGCGGACCACGAATTTGTCTTCGGATTTCTGGGCAGGATGATGCCGCAGAAGGGTTTTGACATACTGGTGGACGCGGCCGGCATGCTTGCTGCCGAAAACCGCCGGTTCCGAATACTTGCGGCGGCTTCCGGGGATTATGTGCGTGAGTCCTGCGAGGAAATCCGTTGCCGAGAACTGTACGACCTGTTCACCATAATACCGTTTCAGGCCGATCCGCGACGCGTATACGCCGCCGTGGATACACTCGTCATGCCGTCGCGCTGGGAAGCATGGGGGCTTGTCGCCGTAGAGGCGCTGTGCAGCGGCACGCCGCTGATCGCCTCCAGTTGCCTGGGCCTGCGTGAGAGCCTGGCAAATACCCCGGCAATGATGGTGCCGCCAGAAAATCCACAGGCCCTGGCCGACGCCATGCGCGCGGCTATGGACACACGGCGGGACACGTCTGCGCGGTCTCAGGCATTCGCAGCTGAGGCATGTGCTCGATTTGATTCAAGAAAAAGCACCAACCGACTCCTGGAGTTCATGAACA